One part of the Paracoccus sp. MBLB3053 genome encodes these proteins:
- a CDS encoding response regulator transcription factor — protein MRCLVVEDDPVLAAQIEQAMTDGGFSCDIAHDGIQGEYLGSTESYDLSILDLGLPGMPGIDVLTRWRETGINMPVLILTARGDWIDKVAGFRAGADDYAVKPFRLEEVVIRAQTLVRRAAGHAQAVIKAGPLRLDSQLGVITRNGMALRLTAFETRILSYLIHHQNRVVSRSELSDHLYDAAADRDFKSIEVVIGRLRKKIGEGLIETRRGEGYVLRVAS, from the coding sequence ATGAGATGTCTCGTCGTCGAGGACGATCCGGTTTTGGCTGCTCAGATCGAACAGGCGATGACCGATGGCGGCTTTTCCTGCGACATCGCGCATGACGGAATCCAGGGGGAATATCTGGGCTCGACGGAAAGCTACGACCTTTCGATTCTGGATCTGGGCCTGCCGGGCATGCCCGGCATCGACGTTCTGACGCGCTGGCGCGAAACTGGCATCAACATGCCCGTCCTGATCCTGACCGCGCGTGGGGACTGGATCGACAAGGTCGCGGGCTTTCGCGCGGGGGCCGATGATTACGCGGTGAAGCCCTTTCGCCTGGAAGAGGTCGTGATCCGCGCACAAACCCTGGTCCGCCGGGCCGCGGGTCACGCGCAGGCGGTGATCAAGGCCGGCCCCTTGCGACTGGACAGCCAATTGGGCGTCATCACCCGAAATGGAATGGCGCTGCGGCTGACTGCGTTCGAGACGCGCATCCTGTCCTACCTCATCCATCACCAGAACCGCGTCGTAAGCCGCAGCGAGCTTTCAGATCATCTCTACGATGCCGCTGCGGATCGCGACTTCAAGTCGATCGAAGTGGTGATCGGGCGGCTCCGAAAAAAGATCGGCGAGGGGCTCATCGAAACGAGGCGCGGCGAAGGTTATGTCCTGCGGGTCGCCAGTTGA